A portion of the Natronococcus sp. AD-5 genome contains these proteins:
- a CDS encoding TIGR03571 family LLM class oxidoreductase — protein sequence MPSGHENAGYRRLFDDEGLTFGAGFPLTGTNRSTPDPAAEIELARRAESVGFDGLWARDVPTYWPKFGDAGQTFDAWPWLSHVAAHTDEIALGTSSVVLPLRHPLHVAKSAATVDRLSDGRLVLGVASGDRDPEYPAFGVDRERRGERFRESVDALRTVWREEYPELEGRWGRLEGDLDVVPKPTAETIPLLPTGNSRQSDGWIAEHGDGWLFYHLPEPTLESYLEEWREAAGEKPFAIAIRVELADDPTAEPEPLHLGYRAGVEWYREYFRRLEGHGLDHAIIGLRNDDREAAFETFAEEIIGEL from the coding sequence ATGCCCTCCGGACACGAAAACGCGGGCTATCGACGGCTGTTCGACGACGAGGGACTGACCTTCGGGGCCGGTTTCCCGCTGACGGGGACGAACCGCTCCACGCCGGACCCTGCCGCCGAAATCGAACTCGCGAGACGCGCCGAGTCGGTCGGCTTCGACGGTCTCTGGGCGCGGGACGTCCCGACCTACTGGCCGAAGTTCGGCGACGCCGGCCAGACGTTCGACGCCTGGCCGTGGCTCTCGCACGTCGCCGCCCACACCGACGAAATCGCGCTCGGCACCTCGAGCGTCGTCCTCCCGCTTCGCCACCCGCTGCACGTCGCGAAATCCGCCGCGACCGTCGACCGCCTCTCGGACGGCCGGCTCGTGCTCGGGGTCGCCTCGGGCGACCGCGATCCGGAGTATCCGGCTTTCGGCGTCGACCGCGAGCGACGCGGCGAGCGGTTCCGCGAGAGCGTCGACGCGCTCCGGACGGTCTGGCGCGAAGAGTATCCGGAACTCGAGGGGCGGTGGGGCCGTCTCGAGGGCGACCTCGACGTCGTCCCGAAACCGACCGCCGAGACGATTCCGCTGCTGCCGACCGGCAACTCGCGGCAGTCCGACGGGTGGATCGCCGAGCACGGCGACGGCTGGCTGTTCTACCACCTGCCGGAGCCGACGCTCGAGTCCTACCTCGAGGAGTGGCGCGAGGCCGCCGGGGAGAAGCCGTTCGCGATCGCGATCCGCGTCGAACTCGCCGACGATCCGACGGCCGAGCCGGAGCCGCTACACCTGGGCTACCGCGCCGGCGTCGAGTGGTACCGCGAGTACTTCCGGCGGCTCGAGGGGCACGGCCTCGATCACGCCATCATCGGACTGCGAAACGACGACCGGGAAGCGGCGTTCGAGACGTTCGCCGAGGAGATCATCGGGGAGCTGTAA